The proteins below are encoded in one region of Candidatus Thermoplasmatota archaeon:
- a CDS encoding helix-hairpin-helix domain-containing protein, with product AEPVPEPEPAVEAVPADPPVEASSPVDDAWRPPEPEPAPAEPATPSAAELWPEERLPASIEEVVPFEPVPEDEGVQTFEVLPDDAPAAGGTPVDALEGVGPLYATRLREAGLSNVEDFLGRDAWQVANATGISIKLLEQWGVVARFVTLGASVAHAEALARVGLASTADLAAADAGDLVTRLNAHLGAAGRLGEVPAVTDFDVRRWQAAARS from the coding sequence GGCCGAGCCCGTCCCGGAGCCCGAGCCCGCCGTCGAGGCGGTCCCCGCCGACCCTCCCGTCGAGGCCTCCTCGCCCGTCGACGACGCGTGGCGCCCGCCCGAACCCGAGCCCGCGCCCGCGGAGCCCGCAACGCCGAGCGCGGCCGAGCTTTGGCCCGAGGAGCGTCTGCCGGCCTCGATCGAGGAGGTCGTCCCCTTCGAGCCCGTCCCCGAGGACGAGGGCGTCCAGACCTTCGAAGTCCTGCCGGACGACGCGCCCGCGGCGGGCGGAACCCCCGTCGACGCGCTCGAAGGGGTGGGCCCCCTCTACGCCACGCGCCTGCGCGAGGCCGGGCTGTCGAACGTGGAGGATTTCCTCGGCCGCGACGCGTGGCAGGTCGCGAACGCGACCGGCATCAGCATCAAGCTCCTCGAGCAGTGGGGCGTCGTCGCGCGCTTCGTCACCCTCGGCGCGTCCGTCGCGCACGCGGAGGCGCTCGCGCGCGTGGGTCTCGCGTCCACGGCCGACCTCGCGGCGGCCGACGCGGGGGATCTCGTGACGCGGCTCAATGCCCACCTCGGCGCGGCGGGCCGCCTCGGCGAGGTGCCGGCCGTGACCGACTTCGACGTGCGACGGTGGCAGGCCGCCGCGCGGAGCTGA